The Nicotiana sylvestris chromosome 6, ASM39365v2, whole genome shotgun sequence genomic sequence ttgtTACTTGTACTTAAAGTTACAATTGTAgcctggccgggaaccatactagtggatcctgaggggtgcctaacaaccttcccctcgggataatttctagcccttacccaatctctggttttctagatcaattccttcctagtgtcctaatgcactttaatcattaggtggcgactcttcaaatgtaaacccaattcccaaaagggaacgggttgtcctccaaatgtcataaacccgatttcgcaagaaaaacGGGGCAAgacagcccctatgaccagactgacccagaagggtgctccattctagtggatagaagagtgtgaggcgagctttcagaagctcaagacaactttgactacaacccctgTTTTGATATTGTCTACAGGTTCGGgatcttatactgtctattgtgatgcctcgaggattggcttTGGAGCGGTTTTAatacaggacggtagggtgattgcctacgtgtccagacagttgaaggttcacgGGATGAATTATCctatccacgaccttgagttagctgccattgtttaTGCCCTAAAGATCTGTCgtcattatctgtatggggtttcttgtgagatttatactaatcaTCGGGGCTTGCGgcacctattcaagcaaaaggatctaaacttgcgccagaggaggtggttagagttgttgaaggactatgatatcactattttgtatcacccgggcaaggccaatgtggtggctgatgccttgagtcgctgggcagagagtttggggagtttggcttatttactagcatcggagaggcctatggcgatggatgttcaggccttagctagccagtttgtgagattggatctttcggagcccagtcgggttctagcttgcgtggtttctcggtcttccttatttgatcttatcagggagcatcagtatgatgaccctcgtttgcttgtcctcaagcacaaggttcagcatggtgatgctagagatgtgaccattggtgatgacggggtattgaggatgcagggttggatttatgtacccaatattgatgggcttcgggggttgattctagaggaggcccatagtttgcggtattccattcatccaggtgccgcgaagatgtatcaggatttgagataacACTATTATTGGAggaaaatgaagaaagatatagttggatttgtggCTCAGcgcctcaactgtcagcatgtgaagtatgagcaccagagaccaggtgggttgcttcagtagatagagattttGGAGTAGAAaagggagcgaatcaccatggactttgtagttgggctcccacggactttgagaaagttcgatactatttgggtgattgtggatcgactaaccaagtccgcacacttcattcctgtgtactacctattcttcagagcggttggcggagatttatatctgggatattgttcgtctacatggtattccagtttccatcatttcagatagaggtactcagttcacatcacgactctggagggccgttcagcatgagttgggtacaacgtttcaccctcagatggacggacagttcaaacgcactatttagattcttgaggatatgctccgtgcgcgtgtgattgagtttggagggtcttaggatcagttcttgccattggcggagtttgcctacaacaacagctatcagtccagcattcaaatggcaccgtataagactttatatggtaggcggtgtagatccccggtaggttggtttgagccggctgaggctagattattgggaacagacttggttcaggatgctttggagaaggttaaggtgattcaggatagactccgtacagcctagtccaaacagaagagttacgcatacaagaaggtttgtgatgtttcctatatggttagagagcgggttctgctgTGGGTTTCGCTTATGAAAggcgtcatgagatttgggaagaaagggaagttgagtccgaggtttattggtccttttgagatattgcggcgtgttggggaggttgcttatgagcttgccttacctcccagcttggcaggatttcattcggtatttcatgtttcgatgctccagaggtatcataGTGATCCGTcggatgtgttggatttcagttcagttcagttggccaaggatctatcttatgttgagaagctagtggcaatattggacaggcaggtaaGAAAGccgaggtcaaagaacattgcataagtaaaggttcagtggcggggtcagccggtcgaggaggcgacctgggagaccgagcagtaTATGCGCAGcagttaccctcatcttttcactacttcaggtatttCGCTATGCTTttcgaggatgaatgaatgtttaagtgtaggaggatgtaacgactcggccggtcattttaagaatttacgccccgatcccctattaactgctttccccatattTGTTTCAGCTagtgtgagttgccgggagggaTTATTTTGAGTTTCgtagagttttgggacacttagtccctaaatgagagcttaagttttgaaaatttgatcgtagtcggaaaagtgtgaagacagcctcggaatagaattttgatggttccgttagctccgttgggtgatttcgggtttaggagcatgttcggattatattttggaggtctgtagctaatttaggcttgaaatgccgaaagttgaatttttgaagtttccggttcgatagtgagattttgatccgagggttggaatggaattttggacgTTGGAGTAGCTCcagtagtgttgaatgtgacgtgtgtgcaaaattttaggtcattcagacaaggtttcatagactttttgatcaaaagtgtattttgagagttttttttgaagttcttaggcttgaatccgatgctaattagttgattcgatgttgtttgaggtgcttgGAAGATTTgaataagtttggatagtggtatatgacttgtttgtgcttttggttgaggcctCGGGGGCCTTGGGATGATTACGGATGGATAATGGGAAGTTGGAAACTTGGAGTTTGCAGGTGAAGTTCTTTGggctgttgtcataaccgcatctgcggttgagagGCCGCTGATGTGACTCCCGCATATGCAGAATTTAGCCACAAAAGCGGCCAGCTGAGGAAAATCAaggagccgcaggtgcggaagggtTCACGTACCtacgtgaccgcagatgcggtgagtACGTCGCAGGTGCGAATTTTGGGACATTAATGAGTTTCGCAGGTGCGGTCGTtttttcgcaggtgcggtcccttgACCGCATAAGCAGAAGTGCTgggcagaaaaatcagaaattcgagggtttagtttcaaaagttagaaattgatttgggagctcgggattggcgattttgagagggattttcacTTGGGTttttttgggtaagtaattcttactcggttttgattgttttccacgaatctatgcttaaattcatcctttaaattcgaatttggggtggaaaaactgaagaaaagtttgaaaagttcttagacctaacaTTTGAATTTGGATCAAGATTTTTGATGTCGGATTGGGGTAATTTTGATataaatgaactcgtgagagtatgaggattctaaaaatgtaaattttacccgatttcgagacgtgggcccggagggcattttggtcattttacctaatttcgcgtattagcttagaatttatttgtagaatcatttacttgaagtgttatttaaattatgcaattgaactgaatagatttgggtcatttggagtcaagtactcatggcaagagcgtggtttcgggttgattttgagctggttcgaggtaagtggcttgcctaaccttgtgtgggggacatttcccttaggatttggtattgtggtaattgaaatgccttatacgtgaggtgacgTGTGCGTACTTGGTGTACATGGCAGTGATAGcatcagaggaccaggtccacttaagtGATTTTTCAAGATCACTCTTCACTCTTCCTAGTTCTTCTtaaagttgtttgtttttctcaagctCAGCACACAAACTAGACTTCACTGAATTTAACTCACTTTCAAGCTTAATATGTGCCTCACTTGcaactttctttcctttttgagaATTTTCAGGCCTACTCTCTATTTAAGTTCCCCAATTGTTTCCTTTAGGTCCACGACCACCACTAATAGGTCATCTCTATCATGTTCAATGTTAGTAACTCTCTCAGTTAAgacttctttttcctttcttacACACTCAATGGTCTCTTTCAGGTCTACCACAACAATCATTAGATCATCTATTTCATGTTCTATATTTGCAATTTTTTCATCCAAGGCATCCTTCTCTTTTTTCAGGTTCTCAATTGTTTTCTTTAATCAACCACAACGACTACTAGGTCATCTCTAGACTGTTCTGCTTCTCCTAATTCCATTGTTAAAGCATCTTATCATTTATAAGACTGAGATAAGCATCAATTAGCATATTTGCCAAAGACATGAGCTTTTAGGAGAAtaagatttcagatttctctgaacatccaaaaatttacctcatcatcgtTATCTTCATCATAATCAGACTGAGCCATCAAGGCAAAGATTGAGTCATACTCAATTGCTTCACTTTCTACTACCATCATTGAACTATCCCTATGAAcattttcttcttcagattcgctggaggagtctccccatgcaACAAGAGCTTGCCTCACAACATTGTCAGCGACATTTTTCCTCTTGAAGAGTTTAtcaggaaccgggttcctcttgGCTGCTTTGTTAGAGTTGTTTTTGTACTGATCTTGCTTTAGGATAGGGCAATCCTTGATGAAGTGTTGAAGTGTCCTGGTTTGCCACATTTATGACAAATGTCATAATTTATTAGCTTGCTAGAACTACCCCCTTTTGGAATGCCTCCATTCCTGCTAACCATTTTCTGGAATCTTCTTGTCAAGTAAGCcacatcatcatcctcaccacttGAATCATTGTTGTCTGTCTTGAAGACCAGATTCTTCTCCCTTTTTggctctcttctttcattgtccttcttcttcttcttcttcttctcatatGTTTTCAAATTCCAACAAGCTCATCTATGGTCAGCGTCTTGCAAGTCCTTTGCCTATGTGATAACGTTCACCTTGCTTTCCCAGGAGCTGGGTAGAACACTAAGAATTTTATTGACAAGCTTGTTTCTTGaaatgatttccccaaaagaGTGGAGCTCATTGATGATAGAGGTAAATCGAGTATTCATATCTTGAATGGATTCATCGTtcttcatcctgaagagctcgtATTCAGTTGTAAGCATGTCAATCTTTGATTGCTTGGCCTGTGTTGTTCATTCATGAGCTGTTTGAAGAGCTTCCTAGATTTATTTTGCTGATTGGCATGTTGATATCCTGTTACATTCATCAGGACCAATGCCACAAACAAGAATTTTCTTAGCACAAAAATTCTTTTCTATAGCTTTTCGATCAGCGTCATTGAATTCCTTCCTCGTCTTGGGAATGGCTACAGTTGGGTCTCCAAGATTCTTGGTGGGAACAAAGGGTCCATCACATATGACATCTCATAGCTTGGAATCTTCAGCCCAGATGAAGTCGTGCATCCTAGTCTTCCACCATCCATAATATTGATAGTTGAACCTTGGTGGTCTGTAAGTAGACTGGCCTTCTTCGAAGTTTGGCAGAGCAGCCATGAGGATCATTTCTAGGTGTTAACCAGATAGAAAAaacctgctctaataccaattgatagaattttagggtccaccaaactatatagagaaccaggttctctattagTTCTCACAGAAACCACGCACACTGCAGTAAGTAAATGACAAGAGaaattttacgtgaaaaattccCAGCTCAACAGGATTAAAAACCATGACTTACctttgtaggatttcaacttcactattgagcaactttagattacaacttatgtaacctaggaattaaccttttaatccttcactaacttgtaacactctattacaagccactttgtaataactctattataaagactttacaactcgactaactctagccaagataCAAACACAAGAGTTTATGATTTTTAAAGGGTTTTCATACACAATGATTCTAagtaagctaagtaggaattataAATAAGAACTTTTACAAacttacaactcaactaaggacatataaTAACTTGATATGAGAACTAGTCCGTAGCagtgttgttctttgttcttgatgcacttgagaatcATTTGCTGGATGATCAATCACGTGAGAGTTCTTGAGTAAATTCTCTAAGTGTTCAAGTAATTTGTTTTACCGTCCTTGATGTTACTAATGCATGTGTGACAAGGTAGGTAAAAGACCTTCCCCATAACGTTGACTGTTTCACTGTTCCTGTactgtagcgtgtgcaggcaacaacttttccagctggagagttgacttcgtaCAGTTACATCGGGAGCTGGTAGTGACCTGTTCCCTCAGTTGTTCCTTTGACTCTGAGGAGTTGAACTGTGCCCCAACTGGAGACATGTTGATCTTTTAAGGTCCTGAAGAAGTGTATCTAGTTCTTTACAGTAAGTTTCTTAGATCAACAAAACATAACATGGATACACATATAACCTATCAGTGTTAATTTGATGTGTCAGTGTGTTAAATGTGgacattttatttattaaattgacggtgttgatacccaatttgtccctatgtatttttacaggcaaatactttcaaaatagcatatatatgtatatataagtatgttcaagtgtttcaataattttcctaatttctaaaagatttttaaactgatttattgcTCATTTTAGCAGCacgaaaaccaataattattcccaaagttATTATTTGGGTGAATAacttactttattctcatatttttaccaaaatatagctagggcaatttttatacattttttacaaatttatttggtattttaaaagctaaattgcatataattgcaattttagcctattttaagactaatagcattttataattatgaaattggtaccaatatttttaaattaatatttatatattattaactgatccaggacttttaatttgctttcaaagtcatttttactatttttgtaaaatagaAAGGCAAAAACTGGTTATTTAAAATCTGacctatttttatttcaattatagccaaatttgaTCTCCTTAATTGACCCAATTTAAAGCCCAAATTCGGACCAGCCCAATTTAAATTTAACCAGCCCGGCCTTCCCtcttgatccaggccgttgatcattttgatcaacggccatgattttccctttcctttttaattcacaaacactaccctaatcccctcatttcttaccaaccgccgcctctgaactctcaaactctctcaaacactcttgaaccttccctaaccctagcccccTCTCACCGTCTCCCACTGTAAACtcactggaatccatggcttctcaagccatgggagtcttaaactcaccttcctttgctcttgtacacttggtacttgaagatttggggtctgacctcgaaggttcTCACTCAGATCTTTGCTGGCTCGAGGTTTCACAACCACCTCCGGCTTTTCTCCGGCGTATCCTGGTCTTATGAGCCTGTTTCTGACTTATCCGACTCAGATCggagaccttttcaaagcctttctcattctagggttcttctgaaaccctaacccttcgggGTTTTCTCctatttttcttagatctgttatatatttatgctctacttgagttttcaaaccatttccccaatttcttctttcaaaaaattatttttttaaaggtctttcttttccgatctagggttttctgaaatgtttaagtgatttctgactttccttttcctttatgtgtacttgctcctactgttttcttgtattcttccttttatcaTGCTCTTGTATGACTATCTTACTATGTTCTTCTATATGTGCTTTTCTGCTATAATTTCTGatgtttttgtgttcttctactgtactttcctactaagttcttaaagttttttgtttgccttctactgagccctgtttaagttcctttt encodes the following:
- the LOC138871632 gene encoding intracellular protein transport protein USO1-like; protein product: MSPVGAQFNSSESKEQLREQVTTSSRLCVVSVRTNREPGSLYSLVDPKILSIGIRAGFFYLAKQSKIDMLTTEYELFRMKNDESIQDMNTRFTSIINELHSFGEIISRNKLVNKILSVLPSSWESKKKKKKKDNERREPKREKNLVFKTDNNDSSGEDDDVAYLTRRFQKMDCPILKQDQYKNNSNKAAKRNPVPDKLFKRKNVADNVVRQALVAWGDSSSESEEENVHRDSSMMVVESEAIEYDSIFALMAQSDYDEDNDDEKTIENLKKEKDALDEKIANIEHEIDDLMIVVVDLKETIECVRKEKEVLTERVTNIEHDRDDLLVVVVDLKETIGELK